The following proteins come from a genomic window of Spea bombifrons isolate aSpeBom1 chromosome 10, aSpeBom1.2.pri, whole genome shotgun sequence:
- the TNNI2 gene encoding troponin I, fast skeletal muscle, whose product MLQVAKDALEKEAADIAAEKEAYLNEHCPPLSIPHSMTDLQELCKKLHAKIDVVDEERYDMEVKVQKSSKELEDLNQKIFDLRGKFKRPPLRRVRMSADAMLRALLGSKHKVNMELRANLKQVKKEDTDKEKDLRDVGDWRKNIEEKSGMEGRKKMFESEA is encoded by the exons ATGCTCCAGGTTGCAAAGGATGCTCTTGAAAAAGAAGCCGCCGACATTGCTGCAGAGAAAGAGGCCTATCTGAATGAGCATTGTCCTCCCCTGAGTATTCCACACTCCATGACGGACCTCCAG GAATTGTGCAAAAAGTTGCATGCCAAGATCGATGTGGTAGATGAAGAGAGATATGACATGGAAGTCAAAGTCCAAAAGAGCTCCAAGGAG CTGGAAGACCTGAACCAGAAGATCTTTGACCTGAGAGGTAAATTCAAGAGGCCACCACTGAGACGTGTGCGTATGTCTGCTGATGCCATGCTGCGCGCTCTGCTTGGTTCCAAGCACAAGGTCAACATGGAACTTCGTGCCAACCTCAAGCAGGTCAAGAAAGAGGACACTGACAAG GAGAAGGATCTTCGTGATGTGGGAGATTGGCGTAAGAACATTGAGGAGAAATCCGGCATGGAAGGCAGGAAGAAGATGTTCGAGTCTGAGGCTTAA